The following is a genomic window from Planctomycetia bacterium.
CCGGCCGAGCAACGCCTGCGCTCTGTCGACGTGACAATTCCTAAGGGGCTAAACGTGGGCTATGTAATGGGTGCTGGCGACGAGATCCCGGCGGCCCTTGCCCAATTGGGCGTTGCGGTCACGCTGCTGGACAACGCGGAGTTGGAGAAAGGCGATCTGAGTCGCTTTGACACCGTTATGATCGGCATTCGTGCGTACGCTGTGCGTGCGGACCTAATCGCCGCGAATCCAAGGTTGCTCGATTACGTTCACGGCGGTGGAACGCTGGTGGTGCACTACCAGACGCCTGAGTTTGATCGCAACTATGGGCCATTTCCTTACACCATGAGTCGGAACCCGGAAGAAGTAAGCGAGGAAGACGCCAAGGTGACGATCCTACGCCCGGATCATCCGCTGATGACATCGCCAAATCGTATTAGCGAAAAAGACTTCGACGGTTGGTTCGAACAGCGGGGATCCAAGTTCTTGCAGTCTTGGGACGATCGCTACGAGCCGTTGCTGGAATGTCACGACCAAGAACAGCCGCAGCAACTTGGCGGCCTACTTTATGCACGCCATGGGAAGGGGGCATACATCTACTCCGCGTACGCCCTCTATCGCCAGCTGCCGCTCGGCACGCCGGGAGCGTATCGGTTGCTGGCCAACCTGGTAGCGTTCGAACCATAGCGTTGGCGGCCAGCTTGGTTGTTCCAAGTAGGAACGCCGGCGACTGTTCCTCTCTGATCACGCCGAGCGAGAGAATTCGTGCCGCCATGCGAGCTTAGGCCCGCACATGATGCGGATCAAACACAACCTCCCCCTGACCCCCGCACGGAGCGAGAAGTGACGAAGCCGTTGTTTCGTCGGTCATGACTTGTATGACTCGACCTCGACGCAACTGGAAACGCCCTCAGTCAATTTCCGCAACGCGTGCCGCGGCTCGCTGGGCCAAATTGTCGGCAACTCGCTGCCCGGTTCATTCTCCACGACTTGCCCTCGCAAAAACTGCAGATAGCTGGCATCGCCCAAGAGTTCGGCCCTCAATTGCTGGATGACGACGACTGTGTCCGGTGCGAGCTTGATTGGATCGCCGGATGGGGTAACCGGGGCCACCAAGGTCGGCGCATCGAGTCCCAAGAGCGCCCGGCGCTGAGCGACGCACTTCTGTACTTGCTCCAGGAAGCGGGGATCGCCGTGCTGGTTCTTCACGGTCTTGCGGGCGCGGGCAGCGCTGCCGTCGCCATTCAAGACAGCTGATTGCAGCGGCTTCTGCGAGCGTTCCCAGGCGGCCCAGGCTTCTCGTTCGACGTGTTCCAGCTTCTTCAGTTCCAGTTCCCGCAGGGTATCGAAGTCACGGATCGACGATTCCCGCCATTCCTTGCGGAGCGCCTTCAAGTCGAAGCAGACCGTCGTCTGGCAGATGTGGAGATGCGCGGCGATGGCGTATTGATTCCAGCCTTGGACATAGAGTTCCGCCACCTGCTGCCGCCGGCGGGCACGCTCGACCTTCTTGTTGGGCTTGGTGGGCATGCTGAATTGCACCTTATGGTGATTGAGCGTTACGCCGGGTAGCTCCGCAGGAATTCATCCAAGGCGTCCGATTTGGGTGCTGCCTGCACTCGCGATCGGCTGGAAGGCGTCATCCCAAACTCCGTCAACAGTGTGACCAGCTTCTTATGCTCGTTCTTCTGGATCACCCAATACGGTGAGTACGTGAACTTGGGTAACTTGCCAGGCTCCTGGCGCTCGACCCACACGGCACCCAGCTTCGAGACCTGCGCCGCGGCCTCGACATGCGCCGCATAGCTCTCGCACAGGAGTTCGAGCGCCGCGGAATCGAGTTGCGTCCCCACGCCACAGTCGGCTAGCTCCTGGGAAAATCGTTCCCAGGCTTCCCGAGCAGCGCCTTGAAGGCGTTCTGGGCAAGGCGGCAACTCTCGTTGGTCGTTGTTCATGTTGCACTTCACCACTTGAAGTACTTGGCCTTGGGATTCGAGTCTGGATAGGGATTGTCCGCCACCACGCGTGACCGGCTCGAAGGGGTCATCCCGAATTCAGTGAGCAGAGCCACCAGTTTCTTGTGCTCGTTTTTCTGGATCACCCAGAACGGCGAATAGCTGAACTTGGGTAGTTTGCCGGGCGCTTGCTTTTCGATCCAGACCGGACCAAGTTTGGCCACCTGCTCGGCAGCTTCCTGATGGGCGGCGTAGCACTCACACAAGAGCTCCAACGCCACGGCGTCGAGATTGGTGCCGACACCGCAGCGGGATAATTCCTGGCTGAACCGCTCCCAGGCCTCGCGGGCTTTGCCCTGCAGTCGTTCCGGGCAAGGCGGGAAAGCTTTGTCCACGACCGGCTCATGCTTATTCAGCGGCCGCTTGCCGGGATTGCCGGCCAGCATCTTCAGATGTGTCGGCTTGGGTTTTCTGCCTCGAACCATCGCACCCCTCCCCCCTAACGAATTTCGCGAAAATGCGCGCGCGGCTCCCCCGACGTATACGATCGAAATCTTCCCAGAGATTTGATCCCCCCCCGGGGTCAGCTAAGGGTTTTCTTCACGGGAACTACACGAATAGTTTGCCACGTCTGCCGCAATGCGCTGGATGTTTCGGCACGTTGAGGTAGATGTGTGACGCGTCGAGTGCGCTGGCATCGAGACAGGCTTGATGCGATCGCACTCGCGAACCATCGGAGACACACGATGACCGCGAAGAAAGTTGCCACGAAGACGACCAAGAAGCCCAAGGCCGTGCCGAAAAAACCTCGTGCGTCGAAGGCCAAGCCCGACGACAAGAAGCTGAGCGCCCTCGACGCGGCGGCCAAGGTGCTCGGTGCAACCAATGAAGCGATGACCACGAAAGAACTCGTCGCCGCTATGGCCGCGAAGAACTACTGGACGAGTCCCGGCGGCAAGACGCCCGAGCGGACGCTGTACTCGGCGCTGGTGCGGGACATCACGGCCCATGGTAAGGAGTCGCGATTCAAGAAGGGCGAGCGCGGCAAGTTCCTGGCGAACGCGTAAAGGGAGACGCAACGATGCACGAACTCGCAGACGCCATCCGCCTTGTGACCGCCAAGGTCCAACGGGAGATCGACCAAGGGCGACGCTCCCGCTCGATTGACGCCGACGATCTGGTCGAGGTGTTGCTGGCGATCGCCGACCAGCTTGACCCGTTTTTTCCGGAGTCAGAATCGAAGAAACCCCAGCGCCGCGGCCGCCACTAGCCGCGCCGCAAGACGACGCCCCACGTTTTGCACGTGCGGGCGTTTCGTCGTTGGTCGCCCAAGTGGGCGACGCTTCCCGCCGTGCGAAACACGGGCAAATGTGGGCGTTCACGTGGCCGCCATTTCCAAACTGTTTGCACCGGCCGAGCAATTGTGGCAGAAATGCCCGAATGCGCGTTGTATTGGCCCGAGGTTGCCGCCACTGGCTTACGGAGGCAACCATGAACCTGTTTTCCAACCACTGGTGCGCGCTTGGCTTCGCCGTCGCGGCCTTCGGCATCTGCCAGTTGTTGCCGGCTTTCACTTTGGCCGGGGACTCGATGGTCGGTTGGCAAGCCACTTTCTTGTCGTTCGTCGGGACGTATGAGATTCCGTCGCAAGCGGGGAGCGATTCGCCTGCGCGTGGGCAACTGGCCGCGTGCATGTGCGGGGCAGCTGCGAACACGCTGTTTGTGGTTGGCATCGGCGCAATGGCGTTTCGACGGCACTCTGCCGTTGCGTGGATCGGCCGGATCACGGTTGTAATGGCGGTGGCTTCCGTGGTGTTCTTGCTGACCGGAAGCGAGACATTCATGCCGAACATTGGCTGTTTCGTTTGGCTCATGGCGATGGCGACTCCAGTCTTGACCGCACGATATTCATTTCGGGCCACTGAAAACGCGGTGGCTGCATAGTTCCGCCTTCTTGCCGGTGAACTTTTCGAACCTCTGAATGATCACGTCACAATAGAGCGTGTCGAGTTCCATCAGATACGCTCGACGCCCGGTCTGTTCGGCGGCGATCAGCGTCGATCCGCTGCCGCCGAAGAGATCCAGCACATTCTCACCGGGTCGCGACGAGTACTGCATCGCCCGCACCGCCAGCTCGACTGGTTTTTCAGTCAAATGCACCATCGACTGCGGGCTGACCTTCTTGATGCTCCAGACGTCGACGGCATTGTTCGGACCAAGGTACACGTGCGCTGCACCCTCGCGCCAACCATAGAAACAGTTGTGTGTGACCAACCCATCGGCAATATAGTGCTGGTGCTGAGCGACGCCCAACGAGTGGACGGGGCCGGCATAATCCTGCACATCAATGGCGCGCAGCGGCTGCCACTGCGTCGTTGCGCCCCCAGCTGGGACTGGGACTTCCATGATTTCCGGCAACAAGTTGCAGGCACGAACTTGAATGGACTG
Proteins encoded in this region:
- a CDS encoding HTH domain-containing protein, producing MTAKKVATKTTKKPKAVPKKPRASKAKPDDKKLSALDAAAKVLGATNEAMTTKELVAAMAAKNYWTSPGGKTPERTLYSALVRDITAHGKESRFKKGERGKFLANA
- a CDS encoding helix-turn-helix domain-containing protein → MPTKPNKKVERARRRQQVAELYVQGWNQYAIAAHLHICQTTVCFDLKALRKEWRESSIRDFDTLRELELKKLEHVEREAWAAWERSQKPLQSAVLNGDGSAARARKTVKNQHGDPRFLEQVQKCVAQRRALLGLDAPTLVAPVTPSGDPIKLAPDTVVVIQQLRAELLGDASYLQFLRGQVVENEPGSELPTIWPSEPRHALRKLTEGVSSCVEVESYKS
- a CDS encoding phage terminase small subunit P27 family, which translates into the protein MNNDQRELPPCPERLQGAAREAWERFSQELADCGVGTQLDSAALELLCESYAAHVEAAAQVSKLGAVWVERQEPGKLPKFTYSPYWVIQKNEHKKLVTLLTEFGMTPSSRSRVQAAPKSDALDEFLRSYPA
- a CDS encoding phage terminase small subunit P27 family, giving the protein MVRGRKPKPTHLKMLAGNPGKRPLNKHEPVVDKAFPPCPERLQGKAREAWERFSQELSRCGVGTNLDAVALELLCECYAAHQEAAEQVAKLGPVWIEKQAPGKLPKFSYSPFWVIQKNEHKKLVALLTEFGMTPSSRSRVVADNPYPDSNPKAKYFKW
- a CDS encoding DUF417 family protein, yielding MNLFSNHWCALGFAVAAFGICQLLPAFTLAGDSMVGWQATFLSFVGTYEIPSQAGSDSPARGQLAACMCGAAANTLFVVGIGAMAFRRHSAVAWIGRITVVMAVASVVFLLTGSETFMPNIGCFVWLMAMATPVLTARYSFRATENAVAA